The sequence below is a genomic window from Pirellulales bacterium.
GATAGTTGTTGGCCGGATTGGAAAGTACGATATGGCCGCCCGGCTGGGCGCCCTGATTGTAGTCGTCGATGATCAAGCCGCCGGGGCCGGTCACTTGGCCGGCAATGGTGAACGTCTTGTCGCTCCAGAACGTGGTGACGTTCGAGGTTTGTGCCAAGGTGAGCGTGCCGCTGAGCGTGGTCGATTGGCCTCCGGTGGCGATAGCGCCGATCAAGGAGCCGCCGGTCCGCGTGCCGTTGAGCGTGATGTCGTTGGGAATGTTGAGGCCGTTGTTGGAGAACGATAGCGCGGCGCCGGCGGCGACATTGACTGGTCCGGCGCCGAGGGCCGTGTTCGAGCCGCCCGAGCCGCCGCCGGTCGTGAAGACGCCGACCGAGAGCACGCCGGCATCGATCTGCGTACCGCCGGAATACGTGTTGCCATTGATGAGGTTCAACGTCAACGTGCTGCCATTTTCCACGAGCACGCCGCTGCCTTCGACAAGTCCGGCGACATTGATCGTGCCGCCAAGGCTGAGGTTGCTGCCGCCGAGCGTGAACACGTCGGTCGAGCCGGCTGTTAGCGTGATCGAACCGCTCCAGGTGGGGTTGTTCAGCGCGGCGTCGGGATAGAGGGCCAATGTCGCGGTGCCGCCCGTGCCGCTGCCGAGCGTGAGATTTTGGCCGTAGGTGATGTTATTGGTAGTGCCCTTCATGACCAGGTTGCCGCCGTCGTTGACGAGCACGGGACCATTGCCAAGGGCCCCGGCGCTCCATGCTTCAAGTTCGCCGTTGACGGTGGTGCCGCCGGTGTAGCTGTTCGCGCCGGAGAGAACCATATAGGTTCCACTGCCGGCAATCGCGACGACGCGCGTGGTGCCGCCGCCATTCGAAATCAGGCCGCCGTAGCTCGTGTTGTTGTCGTTAAGGGTCAGCGTGCCCGTGCCGCTGCTGCTGAGAATGGTGCCGGTGGTGGTGCCGCCGAGCGAGCCGCCGTCGCTCAAGCCGCCGGCGAGCGTCACATTGTTGCCGTTCAGATCGAGTGTGCCGGCGCCGTTGACCACCGTAAGGCTGCCGCTGGGAATGGCGGCGGCGTTGCCGATCCGCAGCGTTCCGCCGCTGACCGTGGTATTACCCGAGTAGGTGTTCGCGGCTGCGAGGCGGAGAGTTCCGGCCGAGACATTCAGACCGCCGGAGAACGTGTTGTCGCCGGAGAGGGTCCAACTGCCGGTGCCGCTCTTGACGACTTGAATCGGGTTCGAAGGGCCATCGCTGATGACGCCGCTGACGGTATTCGCGCCGGTGTTGGTTCCGGTGAGGGCCAGCACGGTGGCGCCCGAGGCGGCGCCGGTGATCGACCCGCCGAAATTCAAAGTGCCACTGCTGCTGGTTGCGTTGCTGGCAATCGTGTAAGTGTTGCCTTCCAGAACCAGCGGAGCATTGACCGTTTCGACGTTGACGACGCTCGAAGTGGTTTGAATCGTGCCCGCATTCGACAGCAGCAAAGGGTTGCCGCCGGTCGTGCCGACGACGTATGCGCCGGCCGACGCGGTGTCGAACGTGATCCCGAGCACGTTGCGATTCGCGTCCGGAACGACGTTCAATTGGCCGTTGCCGCCGTTATTGAACGTGGCGACGGCAGTGCTGGTCGTGCCGCTGGTCGCGCCGGGAATAGAGCCGTTCCAGTTGGCCGGATCGGACCAATCTCCGGAATTGTCGAGGCCCGACCACGACGAAATACCGAGCGTGAGGTCGATCTCGGTGCCCGTATCGACAAACGTGTAGGAAGCCGAGGGGAGCGGGGTGCTGCCGATCATGAAGCTTGCCGAGCTGAAATTCGCGACGCTCGAGGCGGTCAGGATCGCATAAGTGCCCAATCCGATCGAGCCTTGGCCATTGGCCCCCGCGTTGTCGGCCAGATTCAGCACGACGCTGCCCGACATCGGGAGCGTCAGAGCGCCGTTGACGGCGATCGAGTCGGAGATGCCGGCCGACGAACCGCCGCCGGTGCCGGCAGAGCCCAGATCAAAATCGAGATTCGCGCCGGCGTTGAGCGTGAGGGCGCCGGTGGCGAGAGTGCCGATTCCGCCGAAGTTGCCATTCGTGTTGATGCCCGGCGCGATATGGCCGCCGTTGCCGCTGGTGCCGGGGCCGTTGACGGTGAGTGCGCCGGTGAAGATGCCGGTGCCGGCGAGGGTCGCGGTATGGCCGGCGGTTTGATCGCCGATGATGACGCCGCCGCTGCCGAATGCCGAGCCAGAGGAGTTGGTGATCCGCAGGGTGCCGTTGTTGATCGTGGTTCCGCCGCTGTAGCTACTGCTGCCGGTGAAAACTTCGGTTCCGGAGCCGTTCTTCACAAGGGCAATCGGAAGGACTTCTGAAATCGTGCCGGTGAACGTTCCGGAACCGTTGTTGACGCCGATCGTAAAGGTATCGGTGTTACCGAAAGAGGTGTGCGTGATCGTCCCGCCGCCAGTCAGCGCGTCGACCTGCACCGACTGGCCGTCCCAAAGGTCGAGCGTGCCACCGGTGTCGACCTCCAACGAGGCAAGGTTGCCGCTCCAGGTGATATTCTGCCAACCGCCGTTTTGGAGCGTGGCGCCGGATTGAATATCGATCAGCCCGCCGGATCCGAGGGCCATATTCATGTTGTGGCCTGTTCCGATATTGTTCGCAAACAGCCCGCCGCTGATCCGCAACGTGCCCGTGCCGGAAATGGTCGTCGTGCCGGCGGCGACATTGCCGGTGTTGCCGGTGGCGCTGCCGACGAGATTCAGCACGGCGCCCGAAGCAATCGAGTAGCTTTCCTGCACGGTCGAAAGCGCGGCGCCTTCGACCAGCAATGTGCCGGCGGAAATCGTCGTCGCGCCGCCATAGGTGTTAGCGCCCGAAAGCGTCAGCGTGCCGGCGCCGAGTTTGGTCAAACCGCCGCCGCCGCTAATGACGCCGGGGATCGAAACGGCATTGCCGTCGGTGTCAATGGTGCCGACCGCGCCGGTGCCCAACACGAGGCTGCGACTGGGATCGAGCGAGAAAGACGCGCCGGCTTGAAGCGTGCCGCCGGAGAGCGTAAGAGTGCCGTTCGTGGCGCCGAGGCCGCTATCGGCGCTGACGTTCAAAATGCCGCCGGCGACGATCGTGCCGCCGGTGTAGCTGTTGTTCGTGTTAGTGAAAATCTGCGTGCCGCTGCCGACTTTCATGACGCCGCCAGCCCCGGAAATAATTCCGCCGAACGTCTGGTTCGAGTTGTCGAAGCCGATCACGATGCCGCCGGTCGTGAGCTGGACGCTGCCGGTGCCGACCAGCGAGCCGGCCGTGGCGTCCGGGGTCAGTTGGAAATTCGTGGTGTTGATATCGACCAGTGTCGACGTGCTCGTGCCCATCTGGGCGATGAGTCCAAAGCCGCCGCCGCCTTGGAAATAGCCCAGGGTGATCTGATGCTCGCCCGCGCTTAGCGTGACGCCAGCGCTATCGTTTGTCGTGCCGGCGGAGTTGCTGACCACGACGTTGCCGTCGATCGCCAGCGAGCTGCCATCGTCGCTACGGGTGGCGAAGTAGTACGTGCCGGCGGTGGGGATATCGATCAAGCCAGTGTAATAGGCTTCGAAATTCGTAGCGCCGGAGCTATAGGGGGACGGAAAGCCCGATCCGTTCGAAGCGAAATCCAACGACGGCGTGACAAGCGTGAACGCGGGCTTGCCGGCGGAGCCCACCGAACTTTGCGACGCCCCGAGCCCGAGGGCCGGAACCGCGTTGTAATATAGACCGAGCAAGCCGATATTGCCCGACGACACCGAAAGCGTGCTGCTCGAGGCCAGGTTGACCGTGCTATAACCCAAACCGGCCGCCTGCGTGGTCACCGTTGCCGCGCTAACCCGCGTGGTGCCCGTGTAGGTGTTGGCGCCCGTCAGCGACAGTCCGCCAGCGCTTGCATAGGTCACGCTCTGCGAACCGCTGATCGTGCCCGAGAGAGCCATCGGACCCGCGCCGATGAGATTGGTGACACCGCTGCCGCTGATATTGCCCGCATAGCTGAAGCTCGTCGGATTGTTGAACGTCAACGTCGCATTGTTCACGACATTGCCGGGCAGCGAGCCGTTGGAGCTCACGCCGTCGCCGATTTGCAGCGTGCCGGCGGAAACGGTTGTGCCGCCGGTGTAGGTGTTGGCGGTGTTGGAGAGCACGAGCGTGCCCTGCGCGCCCTGCACGAGAGCGCCGCTGCCGCTGACGACGCCCGGCACGGTGAGTGTATAGCCGTTGGTGTCGAACGTGCCGCCATTGAGCACCACGCTACGGGCCGGATCGAGCGAAAACGACGTTCCAGCCTGCAGATAACCGCCGATCAAGCGGAGAGTGCCGCTGGTGGCGCCGAGCGCGGCGTCGGAGCTGATATTCAATTCGCCTTCGCTGACGATCGTTCCGCCGGTGTAGAAGTTCGTGCCCGAGAGAGTCTGAATGCCGGTGCCGAGCTTCGTGATTCCGCCGATTCCGGAGATCGAGCCGCTGAATATCTGGCTGGTGTTGTCGAAGCCAGTGAGCAAATTGCCCGTGGAAAGCGCGAGATTTCCCGAGCCTTGCAGCGAGCCGACCATGGTATCGGGAGTGATCGTGGCGCCATTGGTCATCGTGGTGTTCAGATCGACAAACGTGCTCGAATCGCCGTTGGCCGCGCTCATTTGCACGTCGAGCGAGAGCCCGCCGCCTCCTTGAAAGTAGCCGACCGTGAGGTCGTGCATGCCGGCCGAAAGATACACGGAGCCAGTGGCTGCATGGGACGATTGCTGCGCGTCGTTGCTCACCACATCGGCGCCGTCGATCCAGAGCATGCTTCCGTCGTCGCTCGTGGTGCTGAACGTGTAGGTTCCGGCGGTCGTGATGTCGAGTGCGCCGCCGTAATACGCGTTAAAAGCGCCGCCATTGTTGTAGGGGAAACCGGAGCCGATATTGAGCGTTGTCGCAGTCGAGATTAGATTCGGCGTGCCGGCCGCGGCAATCGTGGATTGCAAGGAGCTCAACGTTGCAAAGCTCGCGACTTGCGTGCTGCTGTCGCCGAGCCCGTAATAAAGGCTCGACAAGCCCGAGCCGGCCGGCGAACCGACCGAGATCGACGCCCCGGAGCCGATCCGCAGCGAACCGGTCGTCGCCAAACCGCCGGAAAGCGTGACGGCGCCCGCGCCGGATGCCCGCACGGAGCCGGTTCCGATGATCGAGCCGGTGATGGTAAGCGGCCCCGCCCCGGTGAGGCTCGTGATGCCGCCACCGCTGATATTTCCCGCCCAAGAAAAGGCCGTCGGGTTGGCGAACGCCAGCGTGCCGGCGGAATTGACGGTGACATTGCCGGGCAAGGAGCCATTCGAAGCGGAACCGTCGCCGATTTGCAGTGTGCCGGCGGAAATGGTCGTGCCGCCGCTGTAGCTATTGCCACCGGAAGAGAACACCATCACACCGTTGCCGGTCTTGACGAGTGATCCAGCGCCGAAATTGTCGGCAAGCGATCCGGTCACGTTCAAATCGACCGGGCCGCCTCCCGCCGTAACGTCGAACGTGGTTTGGCCGCTTAGCCCGGCGTTCTGGGCGCTGATGATCGAAGGAGTTCCGTCGGAAGCCGAAGTGAAGCTATAGGCCGCGCCTTGATTGTCGCGGAACGTGTAGGTTTGTCCGCTGCTGTCGCCGCCGCCTTGTGCGGCAATCGTGCCGCCGATGGACAGCACGTTTCGATCCATCGAAAGGCGCGAACCGGCCACGACGGAGAGCGTGCCTCCTTCATTGATCGTAATGCCGTTGCTCGCGGAGTTGTTGTAATAGCCCAGGGCGTCGGTCGTGCCGCCGAGAAGCGTTCCGCCGTTGTTGATGGTGATCGGACCGGTGCCGCCGAGCGAGTTCGAAGCGCCTTGGCCGCCGGTAGTCAATTCCAGCGTGCCGCCGTTGACGGTGGTGCCGCCGGTAAAGGAATTATTGTTCGATGCGACCCAAGTGCCGGTGCCCGATTTCAGCAGCGCTCCTGTGCCCCCGAGGATGAGGTTGAAGTTTCCATTCGACGCACCGGTGAGCGTCAAAGTGCCCCCACTGGCGCTGGCCACTCCGTAGCCGCGCCCTTGGTCGAGCGTGAACGTGTTGGCTCCTCCTTCCGCGTCAAGCGTTGCGCCGCCGGCGCCGATGGTGAACCCCCGGTCCAAATTGCCGCCGTCGTAGCCGCCCGTGTATTCGATCGTGCCATTGTCGACAAGAAGATTCGAGGCGGCGAACGCCACTTGGCCGAACCCGGCGGCGGCTCCGTCGCCCCAGCCGCCGATCGCGACCGTCGCGCCCCCTTCGATCGTGATTTGGGCATTGCCGAAACCGTAGCTGCTATAGATCGACCCGGTTGCCAGCGAGAGCGTGCCGCCGTTGATCGTGGTGTCGCCGGTGTACTGGTTTTGGTTCGAGAGGGTAAGCATGCCGCCGGCGCCACCGTTGATCGTCAACCCCGACGCGCCGATAATCACCGTGCTGATCGCGGCGGTGTTGCCGTTGAGATTAATGGTCGGTGTCGAGCCGCCGAGCGTAAGAGTTGCCGTGCTGTCGGCGCCGGCGATCGTGTATCCGCTGGAGAAGAAATTCAGGCCGCCGGCGGTCAAGCCTCCGCTGGCGATCGTCACGGTGCTGCCGGTGCCGGTGAAGTCGGCGGTGCCGCCGGAAGCCCAGGCCACGTCGTTCGAGCCGTCCCACCAATTCGAGGTGAGGCCGTTATCCCAGGTGCCGCTGCCGCCCAAAGTGGCGCCGCTAGTGAGATTCGGATCCCAGCCGAGTTCCGTCGAGCCGTAGTTTTGTGCGCTCGCCACTGAGGGGAGGAACGAGGGGAGCAGAATGCCGGCAGCAAGAATGGCTGCGGGCAAGAATCGCGATGAAATGAGAAATCGCGCCCGTGGAAAGTTCCGATTTTGCGAAACAGAACCGCCTCCATCAAGCGATGGAGCAACGCCTCGACCAGCTTGTTGCCGCATGAGCTGACTCCCAAATGCAAAAACGCATCGCCAATGCGACCGCCCCTACGGCGACCCCATGGCGCGCAGATCCCCTAACTTCATCGAGAGTCCGGCTAACAAGCCAAACTCCGCCGAGCGCGCAGCACTACCGCAAACAGATTTCCCCATCCCTAAACCGCCTGCCTCCCAAGCAGACGATTGTGCGACATGCTCCGAAGAGCACAAATCCAATGTGTCTACGAGTTGTACTAATTGCAAGTAGAAAACCGGCAATTCCAGCACACTCCCCTCGAATTAAGGGGATGGCCGCTAAAATCGATCGCGAACGCTTGGACTTTCCAAACGTCAATCGCGCGGGGCAACTCGTACCCGTCGGCCCCCCTAAAAACAAAGTCGCGCTAAATCGCATCGCACGCCGAACGAAACGCGACGACACCTCCGCGCCCATCGTTCGCTCGATGCATTCACCCACGCTTGAGAACCAATGCCGCGGGTGTTAAAGTCGATGATAGTTCTTTTGGCGGGCATTTTTTCTTTTCGCGTCCGACACTCATGTCATCCAAGCCGTTTGCCGTCGGTATCGATCTGGGAACGACCTATTCGGTCGTAGCCTATTTGGACGACAAAGGTCGCACGCAGGTAGTCCGCAACACGGAGGGCGACCTGCTTACCCCCAGTGCGGTCCTGTTCGAAAACACGGAGGTGGTCGTCGGCAAAGAGGCGAAAAAGGCCGCCGCCGTGCGGTCGGAATCGGTCGCCCAGTTCGTGAAGCGCGACATGGGCAAGAAATCATTCAGCCATCCCATTCATGGCGAAGAACTCCATCCCGAGGTGATCCAAGCCTGCATCCTGAAAAAACTTAAAGACGACGCGGTCGCGGCCCTCGGCACGAATTTCGAGGTCGTGATCACCGTGCCGGCCTACTTCGATGAGCCGAGGCGCAAGGCCACGGCCGATGCCGGCGAGATGGCCGGCCTGGCCGTGCTCGATATCGTCAACGAGCCGACGGCC
It includes:
- a CDS encoding autotransporter-associated beta strand repeat-containing protein, translated to MPAAILAAGILLPSFLPSVASAQNYGSTELGWDPNLTSGATLGGSGTWDNGLTSNWWDGSNDVAWASGGTADFTGTGSTVTIASGGLTAGGLNFFSSGYTIAGADSTATLTLGGSTPTINLNGNTAAISTVIIGASGLTINGGAGGMLTLSNQNQYTGDTTINGGTLSLATGSIYSSYGFGNAQITIEGGATVAIGGWGDGAAAGFGQVAFAASNLLVDNGTIEYTGGYDGGNLDRGFTIGAGGATLDAEGGANTFTLDQGRGYGVASASGGTLTLTGASNGNFNLILGGTGALLKSGTGTWVASNNNSFTGGTTVNGGTLELTTGGQGASNSLGGTGPITINNGGTLLGGTTDALGYYNNSASNGITINEGGTLSVVAGSRLSMDRNVLSIGGTIAAQGGGDSSGQTYTFRDNQGAAYSFTSASDGTPSIISAQNAGLSGQTTFDVTAGGGPVDLNVTGSLADNFGAGSLVKTGNGVMVFSSGGNSYSGGTTISAGTLQIGDGSASNGSLPGNVTVNSAGTLAFANPTAFSWAGNISGGGITSLTGAGPLTITGSIIGTGSVRASGAGAVTLSGGLATTGSLRIGSGASISVGSPAGSGLSSLYYGLGDSSTQVASFATLSSLQSTIAAAGTPNLISTATTLNIGSGFPYNNGGAFNAYYGGALDITTAGTYTFSTTSDDGSMLWIDGADVVSNDAQQSSHAATGSVYLSAGMHDLTVGYFQGGGGLSLDVQMSAANGDSSTFVDLNTTMTNGATITPDTMVGSLQGSGNLALSTGNLLTGFDNTSQIFSGSISGIGGITKLGTGIQTLSGTNFYTGGTIVSEGELNISSDAALGATSGTLRLIGGYLQAGTSFSLDPARSVVLNGGTFDTNGYTLTVPGVVSGSGALVQGAQGTLVLSNTANTYTGGTTVSAGTLQIGDGVSSNGSLPGNVVNNATLTFNNPTSFSYAGNISGSGVTNLIGAGPMALSGTISGSQSVTYASAGGLSLTGANTYTGTTRVSAATVTTQAAGLGYSTVNLASSSTLSVSSGNIGLLGLYYNAVPALGLGASQSSVGSAGKPAFTLVTPSLDFASNGSGFPSPYSSGATNFEAYYTGLIDIPTAGTYYFATRSDDGSSLAIDGNVVVSNSAGTTNDSAGVTLSAGEHQITLGYFQGGGGFGLIAQMGTSTSTLVDINTTNFQLTPDATAGSLVGTGSVQLTTGGIVIGFDNSNQTFGGIISGAGGVMKVGSGTQIFTNTNNSYTGGTIVAGGILNVSADSGLGATNGTLTLSGGTLQAGASFSLDPSRSLVLGTGAVGTIDTDGNAVSIPGVISGGGGLTKLGAGTLTLSGANTYGGATTISAGTLLVEGAALSTVQESYSIASGAVLNLVGSATGNTGNVAAGTTTISGTGTLRISGGLFANNIGTGHNMNMALGSGGLIDIQSGATLQNGGWQNITWSGNLASLEVDTGGTLDLWDGQSVQVDALTGGGTITHTSFGNTDTFTIGVNNGSGTFTGTISEVLPIALVKNGSGTEVFTGSSSYSGGTTINNGTLRITNSSGSAFGSGGVIIGDQTAGHTATLAGTGIFTGALTVNGPGTSGNGGHIAPGINTNGNFGGIGTLATGALTLNAGANLDFDLGSAGTGGGSSAGISDSIAVNGALTLPMSGSVVLNLADNAGANGQGSIGLGTYAILTASSVANFSSASFMIGSTPLPSASYTFVDTGTEIDLTLGISSWSGLDNSGDWSDPANWNGSIPGATSGTTSTAVATFNNGGNGQLNVVPDANRNVLGITFDTASAGAYVVGTTGGNPLLLSNAGTIQTTSSVVNVETVNAPLVLEGNTYTIASNATSSSGTLNFGGSITGAASGATVLALTGTNTGANTVSGVISDGPSNPIQVVKSGTGSWTLSGDNTFSGGLNVSAGTLRLAAANTYSGNTTVSGGTLRIGNAAAIPSGSLTVVNGAGTLDLNGNNVTLAGGLSDGGSLGGTTTGTILSSSGTGTLTLNDNNTSYGGLISNGGGTTRVVAIAGSGTYMVLSGANSYTGGTTVNGELEAWSAGALGNGPVLVNDGGNLVMKGTTNNITYGQNLTLGSGTGGTATLALYPDAALNNPTWSGSITLTAGSTDVFTLGGSNLSLGGTINVAGLVEGSGVLVENGSTLTLNLINGNTYSGGTQIDAGVLSVGVFTTGGGSGGSNTALGAGPVNVAAGAALSFSNNGLNIPNDITLNGTRTGGSLIGAIATGGQSTTLSGTLTLAQTSNVTTFWSDKTFTIAGQVTGPGGLIIDDYNQGAQPGGHIVLSNPANNYQGDTTVNANTGGQSNPILYAGAVNVIPSGPSAGNLIVNGQFDLNTFSQTVNSLMGSGAITSGAGGTPVLTVTPSGTATFSGVIANPVSLTMDGSGTQVLTGANTFTGATTVTSGTLRLGDGTANNGSVAGNITDNAALVFANFNPQTYAGAISGSGSVTENGPNVLTLSGANTYTGNTVVSGGALTIGSGGSIAGANVSVASNGILTVATGGSIAPTTNLTDSGIVNFNNPTGMLATLNGSGAVNLSGTALTVSSGGALSGTIADANSGGSLIVSGGTLSLSGNNSYTGGTQITGGMLRVANPSSTSATGGGTVTVGSGGYLAGSGAANNSGFISGLVNVSAGGAIAPSGGGTPSAGSIGTLTVGSLTLNSGVSSASQINYQVASTSSLDSIAVTSMLMLPATNAGTPVQFNFYASGSDSNLVLPAGNYQLMTYSSITNGGTNLPTLSVNPVDLGTNQAVFSTNDGVLDLTISGGTGSAMWFSSSGSQYSQPMNWSPNQVPQNPGDIATFGSDHGTEMDINVDGAYTVGQLNFSDAIATAAYVLGGSGNLTLDNSGNHASITVASGELTPSIFVPLTLADSSGQTLITVNSGSSLTLNGAIGESKTYPGQQITLAGGGILELTAANTYAGSTTINAGMLQIDAGASIASASVSILAGGTLQLAGSTGALPSTASITTHGTGTAADGIFALTGTASQTVGVISGDILTTSPTTYSGNTTVGDGSSAASLSAAQILQNTLTINAGSTVTILPFAGQNTTTSTATSSAATASPALVAASETAANAAESGAASDPFTAIQTAIASGEISSTTGQMLDNRIAAIEHLAAVDPGLNASLLEDRVLAMIPSNLVLSTSSASLADTASGLLALDSSPLAASSASTFGSTAAAFVRSAAFAGNPAAVPEPSTLLLAALGGVGLLLAVRRRVRCHAA